GCTTCTGGGGTCCCCGGCCGGAGCCGGCCGAGGCGCTGGCCGACCGGTGGCGGCGGACCCTCGACGGGTTCGCCGAGCTGGTCCCGCAGACGGCCGACTCCTGGAGTCAGGTCCACGGGAACGGTCCCGCCACCGCCTTCACCGCCGAGGGGGACGCCCTGCTCGGCGCGCTCCGCACCGCCCAGAGCGCGGCCGACTGGTCGGACCTCACCGGCACCGGGCTGCGGCTCGTCGGCACCGGGGCGCCCGGCTGGGAGGCCGAGGTCAGCGGACTGGCCGGAGGGGCGCCGGAGTTCCTGCTCCAGTCGCTCGCGATCATCCTGCACGCCCCGGACGGGGCCGTGGTCCCCGAGGAGGCGCTCCTGTCGCTCGTCGCCCGGGTGTGGGAACCGGACTTCGGCGACGTGAGCGACGACGACGTGCTGGACGCGCTGGAGGACGACGCCGGGTACTCCGTCGGCGACCCCGTCGTCGGCCGGACAGGCTACCTCTCCCCGGCCCGCGCCGCCCTCGTCCCCGACGGCCTGGAGGTGGTCCGCGAACCCCTGCCCGGCGGCGGGGAGTTGCTGAGCATCGCGGCCCCGGGCGACAGCGCGGGCGTGGTGCGGGTGTACCAGCGGCTGCGTGAGGCGGGGGCGTTGGCTCCGCTGCCCCGCCCGATGGACCGGGCGGTCCTGTGACCTGCCGGGCGGGCGAGGACTTCGACGCGGAGCGCGCGACGGCCGAGGTGGCCGGGCTCCTCACCGCCTCCGTACCGGCGACCGGCCCCACCGCCGCCGAGGGCGACCCGGCCACCGGTGAATGGACGGTCACCGTCGGGGCGGGCTTCCGGATCGTGCCGCTCTGGGAGGGGGACCCCCTCACCGGCGTGTACGCCCCCGAGTGGAACGACGCCGAGGAGGCCGCCGAGGGCCATCTGGCCGCGCTGGCGCGGGCGTTGGACGACCGCTGGGGCCCGCACCGGCCGGTGCGGCTGCACGTGGCGCTGTCGCGGCGGGAGGCCGGGGCGCCGGTGGAGCCCTTGTTCGAGGCGCTGTTCGCCGAGGATCTGTACGGGGACCTGACGGTCTGGGGGCCGGTCGCCCCCGGCGGCCGGTGGGTCGCCCTGACCGTGGGGCACAGCGACGGCGACGCGCCGCTGGTGCTTGCCGCCCTGGTCAGCGACCGTCCGATCACCGAACCGGACGACGGGGACGGCCCGTTGTGAGGACCGGCCGGAAGACGCCGGAGGCGTCCGGGACCGCCGGCGGGGTCCTCCGGCACCGGTGGTCCTGTGATGGAGTGGGGCCATGAAGCTGCTTCCCCTGTTCCTCCGACGACCGATCGAAGCGGTGTACGAGCGTCGGCTCGCCGCCACCCTGGTGGGCCTGCCGCGCCCCCAGCACGTCGGGATCATGGTCGACGGCAACCGCCGCTGGGCCCGGAAGGCCGGGCACACGGACGTCCGGGAGGGCTACCGGGCGGGCGGCGCCAAGGTGACCACGTTCCTGGGCTGGTGCACGGCCGCCGGGATCGAGCACGTGACCCTCTTCATGCTCTCCGACGACAACCTGGGCCGCCCCGCCGAGGAGCTCGGCCCGCTGATCGAGGTCATCGAGGAGACCGTCCGGGACATCACCGCCGAGGGCCGCGACTGGGAGGTCCGGGCGATCGGCTCGCTCGACATGCTGCCCGGCGCCAGTGCCCGGGTGTTCAAGGAGGCCACCGCCGCCACGACCGGGCGCGGCGGCCTCAAGGTGGACGTGGCGGTCGGCTACGGCGGCCGGCGGGAGATCGTCGACGCGGTGAAGAGCGCCTTCGAGGAGCACATCGCGGCCGGCGGCGACCCGGCCGAGCTGGTCGCCCGGTTCGGGATCGACGACATCTCGCGGCACCTGTACTCGCCCGTCGCCGACCACACCGACTTCATCATCCGCACCTCCGGCGAGCAGCGGCTGTCCGGCTTCCTCCTCTGGCAGTCCGCCTACGCCGAGATGCACTGGGTGGACTGCTACTGGCCGGCCTTCCGGCACGTGGACTTCCTGCGCGCGCTGCGCTCGTACGCGAACCGGGAACGCCGCTTCGGCAAGTGACGGGTCCGCCG
The nucleotide sequence above comes from Streptomyces sp. NBC_01116. Encoded proteins:
- a CDS encoding isoprenyl transferase, which translates into the protein MKLLPLFLRRPIEAVYERRLAATLVGLPRPQHVGIMVDGNRRWARKAGHTDVREGYRAGGAKVTTFLGWCTAAGIEHVTLFMLSDDNLGRPAEELGPLIEVIEETVRDITAEGRDWEVRAIGSLDMLPGASARVFKEATAATTGRGGLKVDVAVGYGGRREIVDAVKSAFEEHIAAGGDPAELVARFGIDDISRHLYSPVADHTDFIIRTSGEQRLSGFLLWQSAYAEMHWVDCYWPAFRHVDFLRALRSYANRERRFGK